From one Lolium rigidum isolate FL_2022 chromosome 4, APGP_CSIRO_Lrig_0.1, whole genome shotgun sequence genomic stretch:
- the LOC124646719 gene encoding coiled-coil domain-containing protein SCD2-like — protein MGGGGGAGGDAGSGSDDEDYELSGPPIELSITPRRPGNRSPSPSLNTLQMENDSMYDKLEDDRSDEADAKSINMERQASIIGDAIEPEVNLISRRAAALEQRKASMRIASRRVNSASCDEITALRSEAKVASELVTSVSRRVKGAGSEQRSLHATSNRMMLSQEEMEEVVLKRCWLARYWKLSVRLGIHSDIAEQKLEHWSSVAPLALEVVLSIGQKARDGTLSDNDVNDTAGDGNIESMLLVEKGLRELASLKVEDAIMLALAEHRRFRPLSGPVYPAENHSSSEPLELSEEEREDVRFKQAWLTYFWRRAKNHDVEEDIADERLQFWIEQGNHPVTTSDVIEGSLPPTTTKIRSIDLNHDLKGLHELKKLGVESQLWEATRRSLDDDFSNHGSPFGSEV, from the exons atgggcgggggcgggggcgcggGAGGGGACGCCGGgagcggcagcgacgacgaggactaCGAGCTCTCCGGCCCGCCCATCGAGCTCTCCATCACCCCGCGACGCCCCGGCAACCGCTCACCATCCCCCTCG CTTAACACACTTCAAATGGAAAATGATAGCATGTACGACAAG CTTGAAGACGATAGATCTGATGAAGCAGATGCCAAGTCCATAAACATGGAGAGACAG GCTTCTATTATTGGTGATGCTATAGAACCAGAGGTCAATTTGATTAGTAG AAGGGCTGCAGCACTAGAACAGAGAAAG GCTTCAATGAGAATTGCTTCAAGAAGGGTTAACAGTGCAAGCTGTGATGAGATTACAGCCCTTCGATCAGAAGCAAAG GTTGCTAGCGAGTTGGTCACATCTGTATCTCGGCGTGTAAAAGGTGCTGGATCAGAACAGAGATCTCTTCATGCAACATCCAATAGAATGATGTTGTCACAAGAAGAAATG GAGGAGGTGGTGCTAAAGAGATGTTGGCTTGCGCGCTACTGGAAATTATCTGTTAGACTTG GGATACATTCTGATATAGCTGAGCAAAAATTAGAACACTGGTCCTCAGTTGCACCACTTGCACTTGAAGTTGTCCTATCAATTGGACAAAAGGCTAGAGATGGAACTTTATCAG ATAATGACGTAAATGATACGGCTGGAGACGGAAATATTGAAAGCATGCTTCTAGTTGAGAAAGGACTGCGCGAATTAGCTTCGCTCAAG GTAGAAGATGCAATCATGCTCGCTTTAGCAGAACATCGACGTTTCAGACCTCTCTCAG GCCCAGTTTATCCCGCTGAAAATCACAGCTCTTCAGAGCCACTCG AGTTAAGTGAGGAAGAGCGGGAAGATGTACGCTTCAAGCAG GCATGGTTGACATACTTTTGGAGGCGGGCCAAAAATCATGATGTGGAGGAAGATATAGCTGACGAGCGGCTACAATTTTGGATAGAGCAAGGCAATCATCCAGTTACTACAAGTGATGTCATTGAAGGTAGCCTCCCTCCCACTACAACCAAGATCAGG AGTATCGACTTAAACCATGATCTGAA AGGACTTCATGAGCTGAAGAAGCTGGGAGTCGAGTCTCAGCTGTGGGAGGCGACGAGGAGATCTCTCGACGATGATTTCAGTAATCATGGGAGTCCATTTGGATCTGAAGTTTAG